CATCTAACATGCAAGACTTTTTAAAAGCTTTTGTAAGTAGGAATTTTACTTTAAATAGAATTAAAAGAGTCATGCTTAACACATTGTTAAATATTACTGATGATGATGTTAATCTAGAAAGTGACATAGACTACATTAGAGTTTTAGGTATCAATGAAAAAGGTGCAAAATATCTTAAGGAATTAGATAATTATAAGATATATGTAAATTGGAAAGATATAGAGAAAAATATAGAGAGTAGCTTAATTAAAATTGAAAAGAATGCATTTTTACTTTATGAAGTGCTAATGCGTGAAAAAGAAAGTTTAAATGTATATTACGAAAAATAGGAGGAGGAAGATATATGTTTTTATTAGATGATTATCTTTTAAATGTTATAGAAAAGTATCCAAGAGTTACACTTGAGACTTCTTTAAAAGATGTTATGAAAAGTAAAAATAGGTTTATATGTGGAAAATATTCTCCTCTTTCTTTTAATATGGAGTTTGAAGAAATAGAGTACAAGTCGGGAGATATTAATCTATATGGTTGGTACATTAAAAATGAAGATGCAACAAAAACTATAGTAATAAATCACGGAAGAAAAAATAATAGAATATTTTGTTTGAAATTTTTACAATTATTCATAGATATGCAACTTAATGAAAAATACAATATTTTTCTACCAGATTTAAGAAATTCTGGTAAATCTGATGTTGCTAGAACTGCTTTTGGTTATAGGTTTGCTGAAGATATTAAAAACACTGTCTTAATGTTAAATGAAAAATTTGGGACTAAAGATTTTATACTTTATGGTTTTTCTCAAGGTGGTATGGGTAGTGCATTAGTGCCTTATTTATATGAAAAAGAACTTAATGAGAAAGGTGTGGTAATAGAAAAAATGATACTTGATTCACCAGTATCAAATATTAAAGAGACAATATTACATCATTCATTATTCTTAGGATTTAAAATACCATATGCAATAATGTCATTTCCTTTAGCTAGATTTAATTTTAGAATTGATGGAAAACTAAATGAACTAAGACTTTCAAGAGTTTTAGGGAAGGTTCCAACATTAATACTTCAATCTGAAAAAGATGAGGCTACACCATATGACATGATAAATGAAGAATATCAAATTATTAAAGATAAAAGTATGTATGATGCTAGTGTTATTAAACCCATATTTAAGGCTTTTAGAAAAGGTCAACATGTAAGAATATACTTACAGTATAAATGGGAATATACTTATTCTATACAAAACTTTTTGAATTTGTAACAAAATATGATAGAATATAATGTGGGGGAAAAAAAGGAGAGAATTTATGTCAAAAAGATTAACAAAAGCAACATATATTTTTTATGGACTTGGTGTTGCATATTTCATGCTGGATCAAGTTTTTAATCAGTGGATACAATACTTCTATTTACCATCAGAAAAAGCAATAGCTGACTATGGTATTAGTGTAATTATGCCACCTATTTATTTAGCAATCGCATTCGTAATTATGAGACTAGTTGATGCTATAGCAGACCCTATAGTTGGATATATGTCTGATAATTCAAATTCGAGATTTGGAAGAAGAACATTCTATATGTTAATAGGAATTATTCCTTTAGCATTATCAATGATAGCATTTTTCTTCCCAGTTACTAGTGGAGCTATAATTGCAACACTTTATTTAGCATTTATAGGAAGTATATACTTTGTTGCATATACTTTAGTTGGAGGACCATATAATGCCTTAATACCAGATTTAGCTACTAATAAGGAAGAAAGATTAAATCTTTCAACTATGCAATCTGTATTTAGATTAATCTTCACAGCTATACCTTTAATACTAAGTCCTATCATATTATCAAATATGATTAAGTCAGGTATGAGTTTCATAAGTGCTATGAGAATAATGGTAAGTGGTTTCTCAATTTTAAGTGCGATTATAGTTATAGTTTCAGTATTATTATTAAAAGAACCTGAATTAGCTAAAAACAAAACAAATGATGCTAAGAAAATTAATTTTAAAGAAGCATTTGCATATTTAAAGAATAAAGAAATTATGCTATATTTCATAGGATTTTTCTTCTTCTTTTCAGGGTTTAATATTATTAGAAACTCTGTGTTATACTACGTTACTGTAATATTAGGTCAAAGTGAAAAAGCAGCTAGTACACCAACAACTATACTATTTGCTGTTTCAGCATTATTCTTCCCTATAACTCAAGCTTTATGTAAAAAGTTTGATTATAGAAAAATAATGTTATTTGATTTAATATTAATAATATTTGGTACAGCTGGACTTATGTTATTTGGTGTGAGTAGTAATTTAATGTTCTATACTATGTTTTCAATAGTAGGAGCAGGTGTAAGTGGGTCAGCATTTATATTCCCACCAGCAATGCTTTCTGAAATATCTACAAGACTTTATGAAAGAGATAATGTAAGTGTTGAAGGAATGATGTTTGGAATACAAGGATTATTCTTAAAACTTGCACTATTAGTTCAAATAGTTACTACAACTTTAGTTTTACCTTTAGGTGGAACTACAGGAGGAGCTACTAGATTTGGAGTTATGAGTACTCTTGCTATAGCAATAGTATTCTTATTAATATCATTTATTAGTTATTTATTAAAGAAAAGTGAAATATAATTGGAGGACTAAAATGGAAAAACAAGAATTAAGAGAGATTTCAACAAGTATTAGAAGAAGTATAGTGGAAATGATTTACCACGCGAAATCAGGGCATCCTGGAGGATCGCTATCAATTGCAGATATTTTAACTGTTCTATATTTTGAAGAAATGAATATAGATCCTAAAAATCCATTAATGCCTAACAGAGATAGATTAGTATTAAGTAAAGGACATGCTGTTCCAGCACTTTATGCAACACTAATGGAAAAAGGATATATAGATAAAAGTCTAATAACTGAATTAAGAAAATTCGGTTCACCATTACAAGGACATCCAGATTTAAAAAAATTACCAGGAATTGATATGTCAACTGGATCATTAGGACAAGGATTATCGGCAGCACAAGGTATGGCTCTTTCTGCTAAAATCTTCGGAGAAGATTATAGAGTATATACAATATTAGGAGATGGAGAAATGCAAGAAGGACAAATTTGGGAAGCATTTATGTCTGCAGCACACTTCAAACTTGATAATTTAGTTGCATTCTTAGATTCAAATGACTTACAAATAGATGGAAATGTATCAAAAGTTATGCCTATTACACCTATTGCAGATAAATATAGAGCATTTAATTGGCATGTAATAGAAATAAATGGACACTGCTTTGATGAAATTAGAGCAGCTTTAAAAGAAGCAAGAGAAACTAAAGGAAAACCAACAGTTATTATAGCGAAAACTTCAAAAGGTAAAGGAGTTTCATTCATGGAAGATAATGCTGGTTGGCATGGTAAAGCACCAAATCTTGAAGAATTAAATAAAGCTTTAGAAGAATTAAAGTAGGAGGAAAGAAATGAAAGCGACAAGACAAGCATACGGAGAAGCATTAGTTAAATTAGGTAAAGTAAATAAAGATGTAGTAGTTTTAGAAGCTGATTTATCAAAATCTACTATGACAACATTTTTTGATCAAGAATTCCCTGATAGACATATTAACTTAGGGATAGCAGAAGCAAATATGATAGGAACTGCAGCAGGTATAGCTACTACAGGTAAAATACCTTTTGCATCAACATTTGCAATATTTGCAGCAGGAAGAGCTTATGATCAAATAAGAAACTCAGTTGCATATCCTAAATTAAATGTTAAGATATGTCCTACTCATGCAGGAATCTCTTTAGGAGAAGATGGAGGATCTCATCAATCAGTTGAAGATATAGCTTTAATGAGAGTAATACCTGGTATGGTAGTTTTACAACCAGCAGATGCTACTGAAACTGAAAAAATGATATTTGCAGCAGCAGAATATCAAGGACCTGTATATGTTAGACTTGGAAGATTACCAGTAGCAGATATATATACAGATGAATATGAATTCAAAATTGGTAAAGCAACTACTTTAACTGAAGGAACAGATGTAGCTATTATAGCTACAGGGCTTTTAGTTAATGAAGCTTTAAAAGCAGAAAAAATATTAAAAGAAAAAGGAATTAATGTAAGAGTAATCAATATGTCTACTATTAAACCTTTAGATGAGGAAACTGTTTTAAAAGCAGCCAAAGAATGTAAATTCATCATAACTTCAGAAGAACATTCAATTATAGGAGGACTTGGAGGAGCAGTATGTGAATACTTATCTGAAAATCATCCTGTAAAAGTTATTAAACATGGTATTAATGATATGTTTGGACAAAGTGCAGATGGAAATTTAATGTTAGACAAATATGGTTTAAGAGCTGAAAGATTAGTTGAATTAGTTCTTGAAAATATTTAAGGAGGAAAAAATGATAGGTAAATTATTCGGAGGGGTTAAAGAGAATATTAAAGCTGAAAAAGGAGCATTCTTTTCAGCTGTTACAACATTTATATTGATTTTTACATTAATTAATATCTTTATATTCTGTACATTAAATGCTGATTCATATAGATTAAAAGAGGAACAAGCAAATCAAGTAATACTTTATTTAAATGATGTTACTGATGAAGAAAAAAATGCATTACAAACAAAAATATTAAACTTAGATGGTGTTAGTTCATTAAGATTTGTATCTAAAGATATTGCAATAAAATCTTTAGAAAAAGAATTAGGTGTAGACTTAAGTTCAGAAGTAAACCCTTTAGAGGATGCATTCTTTGTGCATTTAACTAGAGATGTTAACATAGATGACTTAAATGCTAAATTAAGTGGATTAAGCGAAGTTTCAAGTATAGATTTAAGAGCTAAAGTAGTAAATCAAACAGTAATGTTTAGTTCGGCTTTAGATTCATTTATTAAATATGCAAGTATATTCTTAATTGTATTTGCAGTAATAATAATATTTAACATAGTAGGACTTACTGTTAAAACAAGAAAAAGAGAAATATATGAAAACTTATTAGAAGGTAAATCTAAAGGATTTATCAAAACAACTTTCTTCTTAGAATCAGTACTAGCAGTATTAATTTCTGGTGGAGCAAGTTACTTTATGTATGTTAAAATTAGGGAAGCTATAGTAAACTTAATACAAAAAGCAAGAGGTGTTACAGGAGCATTAGGATTTAGTAGTCTTGAAAAAGAATCATATGTATTATTAATAGTTTTAGGTATTACTATAGTATTAGTATTCATAATTAACTATTTATTCTTAAATAGATATTACAATATTAAATACTATGAGAAAATGAGAAAAGAAGAATGTATGTGTCCAGCTCCAGAAGCTGTAGAAACAATAGAAAAAGTAGAGGAAGATTTTCAAGATCTAAGAGAGGAACAATAATATGAAGAAAAAGATTATGCTTTTTTTTGCTCTTTTATCTTTAGTAACCTTTTCTGATAATATTGATAAAAACAAAAACAGAATCAATCAAATTGATAAACAGGTAAAGGACAATACAAATAAGATTCATAATAACAATAACAAAATTAATAATGCTAAAAAAGATGAGGCAGCTTTAAAGAAAGAAATACAAAGCTTAGATCATTTAATTTCAACATTACAAAAAGAATACAATGTTATTGAAGGAGAATATGTAGCTTTACTAAAAGAAATAGGTAAAAGTGAAAAAGAAATAAGTTTAAGTATAAAGAAAATAGAAGAAAGTAGTAGAAAAATTACTGAAGAGAAAACAGATTATTCAAACAAGATAAAAACTTGGAATAAAGTATTTAATGTAAAAGTTTTTCAAAAAACTTCATTTTCTGCTGAATCAGCTAAGAAAACTAACGATTTAAGAAAAATTTTAGAGCAAGATGAAAATAATATTAAAAAGATAGAAAGATTCAAACAAGAAGAAGAAGTTCATAAGAAAAATGAAGAAATATTAAGAAATAAAACACAACAAGAAGCTAAAAAAGTTGAGAAGAAAAAACTAGAACTTGAAGATAAGAGAGCTGAATTAAGAAGAGCTAAAGTAAATAAAGATAAAACTGTTAAAAACTTACAATATCTTCAAAGTAACTTAACTAAAGAAAACAAAAAAATTGAAAGAACAAATTCTAATTTAATTGCTGAGAAGAAAAAATTAGAACAACAAATTAATGCAATTATCGCAGCTGCAAGAAAAAGAGAAGCTGAAGAAAGAAGAAAAGCTGAAGAAGCTAGAAAGAAAGCTGCTGAAGTTGCTAAGAAAAATCAAGGTAGTGGTGAAAATACTACTGCTAAATCTGAACCAGTTAAGGAAGTTGTTGTTCCTAAAGGTACAGGTAAATTCATTATGCCTATTAACGGAAGTATAGTAGTAGGATATGGACAAGAAAAAACTAAAGGTATCACAAGTAAAGGTATAGAAATACGTGGAAGCTTAGGACAAGCAGTTAAAGCATCAGATAGTGGAGTAGTTCTATATTCTGGATCACTTAAAGGATTAGGTGCGGTTATTATGATAGATCATGGAGATTTCATAACTGTATATGGAAACCTTTCATCAGTTAGAGTAGCAAGTGGTGCCAAAGTAAATAAAGGGCAAACTATAGGAACTTTAGGAAGAGATAGTATAACAAAAGAGCCTAATTTATACTTTGAAGTAAGAAAAGGTGTAAATTATGTTAACCCAGTAAATTATTTATAATGAAGGAGAAGCAAAATGAATTATATGGATAAATATAATGAGTGGTTAAGTAACAAAAATTTAGATGCAGATTTAAGAAGACAATTAGAAGAAATTGCAAATGATGAAAAAGAAATAGAAGATAGATTCTATCAAGAATTAGAATTTGGTACAGCAGGATTAAGAGGTAAATTAGGTGCTGGTACAAATAGAATGAACGAATATGTTATAGCTCGTGCAACTCAAGCTTTAGCTAATGTTATTAAAAAAGAAGGACAAGAAGCTATGGATAGAGGAGTAGCATTTGCTCACGACTGTAGAATATTCTCGCCTGAATTTGCTTTAAAAGCAGCATTAGTTATGGCAAGTAATGGTATTAGAGCTTACTTATTTGATAGTTTAAGACCTACACCAGAATTATCATATACAATTAGATATTATAAAACTATTTCTGGAGTAAACATTACAGCGAGTCATAATCCTAAAAACTATAATGGATATAAAGTATATTGGGAGGAAGGTTCTCAAATAAAATCTGTAATATCTGATGCAGTATTTGAAGAAATATCAAAATTAGATGTATTTGGAGAATATGTAACTTTAACTAAAGAAGAAGCAATAGAAAAAGGTTTACTTGTAATGATAGGTGAAGAAGTAGATGAAGCTTTCTATAAAGAAGTTATGAATACATCTTTAAGATCTAATGATGAATTAGATATGAATATTAAATTAGTATATACACCACTTAATGGGGCAGGAAATATACCTGTAAGAACAGTTCTAGCAAGAAAAGGTTATGAAAATGTTTATGTAGTAAAAGAACAAGAAATGCCTGATGGAACTTTCCCTACATTAGTTTATCCAAATCCAGAAGATTTAGCTGCATTTGAATATTCTGAAAAATTAGCTTTTGAAAAAGATGCAGATATATTAATAGCTACAGATCCAGATTGTGATAGATTAGCTGTAGAAGTTATGCATAATGGTAAAATAGTTGCATTAAATGGAAACCAAACAGGAGTACTTTTAATTAACTATATAGTATCAACTATGAAAGAAAAAAATATATTCCCTAAAAACCCTGTAATAGTTAAATCTATAGTTACAGGAGAAATGGGTACAGCAGTTGCGAATAAATATGGTATAGAAATGATTAGCGTATTAACAGGATTTAAAAATATCTGTGCTATAGCTAATATGTATGAAACAAGTAAAGAGAAAAACTATATCTTCGGTTATGAAGAAAGTATAGGATATAATATAGGGACTTTCTTAAGAGATAAAGATGGAGTATCTGCTTCACTTATGTTAACTGAAATGGCAGCTTACTATAAAAAATATGGAAAAACATTAATAGATGTTCTTTATGAATTATTCGAAGAATTCGGGTACTATAAAGAAAAAGGAGTATCGGTAGTACTTGAAGGTATGGAAGGTGCTCAAAGAATTAAGAGAATGATGGTTAAATTTAGAGAAATATTCCCAAGAGAAATTGGAGATGCTAAAGTTAAAGAAGTTATAGACTATAAAGCTAGAACAGTTTTAAATGTAGAAACTGGAGAAGTTACTCCTTGTGAAATAGAAGCAACTGATGCGGTTAAATTCTCTTATGATGATGGAAGTTGGTATACTTTAAGACCATCAGGAACTGAACCAAAAATAAAACTATATGTATATGTAAAAGATGCTGTTGAAGAAAAATCAGTAGAAAAATTAGCTAGATTTGAAAAAGATGTATTAGAAATTTTATATAGTATAGACTAAGAATGTGATTAAAGCGGATAATATAAAAAAAATAGAAGAAAATTATGATACAATTCAATATAAGTCTAAAAGTTTCAAAAAATATCAAGCACAATATATTAAAACTATGATGAAGTTTTTTGGTTTTGATACAGAGGAAGTTAATAAATCGAGAATATTAGAAATAGGATGCTCTTTCGGCGGGAATATTATTCCTGCCGAAATTGCTTATCCGGATGCAGAAATAGTGGGTATAGATTTATCTAAAGTACAAATAGATGGTGGAAATGAAATTATTAATACTATAGGACTTGATAATATTAAACTTTATCATAAAAATATTTTAGACTATAAAGGAGAATATGGTAAATTTGACGATATAATATGTCATGGAGTATTTTCTTGGGTTCCAGATGAAGTTAAAGAAGCTATTTTAAGAGTAATGAAAGATGGACTTAAAGAAAATGGGGTAGGTCTTATTTTATATAATACTTATCCAGGATGGAAAAGACTTGATATTGCAAGAGATTTAATGATATTTAGTGTTGATAATCTTGTAGATAGGAATTTAGAAGTTAGTGAAGAAAATAAGGTTGAAATGAGTAAAGATACTCTAAAATTTTATCTTGAAAATTCATTGATTGATAATGATACTAAAAATGTTTTAGGTATAATTATGGAGAAAGATCCACATTATGTATATCATGAATATTTTGAAAAATTTAATGATCCCATATATTTTTATCAATTTGTTAAGAAGATTGAGAAATATGATTTAACTCATGTAATTGATGCTAGTTTTAATAATTATTATCCTACTTTTTCTAGTGACATTAAATTAGCTGTGGAAAATGAATGTGGAGAAAATAGAATTGCTAAAGAACAGTATTATGACTTTTTAAGAAATACTCAATTTAGAACCAGTTTAATTACACATAAAGAAAATATTGATAAAATGTCATTTACATCTAATATTTCTTTTGATAAATTAGATGACATTTATGTTAGAGGATATTATGAAATATTAGAAGATAAAGTTATATATAACGAGAAGGAAATGCCTAAAATTAATAGAGAATTTTATCAATATCTTACAGATATTTATCCGAAGAATGTTAAAATAAAGGACTTAGTTGAAAGATTTGGTAAAGAAATTTACCAGTCTATATTTAATTTAATATATATAGATTGCATAGACTTTGATACATTAAAAAGAGGGCATGATATTTTTGATAGAATAGGGCGTATAAATTTAGAATATATTAAATACAATCTAAGGAAAGATAGTAAAATCAAGTTTTCTAATTATAAAGGGGAAATACTTAGTATGCCGGAATATTTTTATGTCTTAGAAGATGTTTTACATTTGAGTATTGAAGATATGGAAAAAGAAGTAATTCTAAAATTAGAAAATGGTGAAATTGTTTCACAATCAAATAAAAAATTTGAAGAAATTGCTGAAAATATAGGGAAATATATATTTAAAATGATAAATACTTATGAATTATTTAGATAAAAAAATGCCATTAAACTTTTAGTTTAGTGGCATTTTATATTTATTTAATATTTGATGATCCTGTAAATGAAGATCCTAAGAATGATGAAGAACCATTAAATGAAGATCCTTCTAATAGATGAGCTTCATTTTCTTTTCTAACTAATGATTGAATTTCTTCATCGGATAATAATTCTCTATCAAGAACTTCTTGTTGGTATCCTAAGTATGAAGCAACATTATTTTTATCTATGTTTCTAAAATTAATGATTTGGTATCCATTAACATTAGTTACTTCAGAAATACCCCATTTAACATCAAAGTTTTCTGAAGGTACAGGATTTGGAACGTTAGCTTCAGTTGAATGTGCAACTTCTATAAAGTTATCAAATTCATCTAAGTATCCTAAGAATACTATATATTCTTGATTTGAATCAATGTTGTTAATATACATGCTTCCATTTCTGCTGTAAGTTTGTATTCTAATTTTTTCATTTCCATCTACATCTTTTAATATGATGATAGGGTTTTCATTTGTAAGTTTTGTAGTTTGAGATAAATTGTAATAATAATCTTCTCTAATTTCCCAATAAGTAAATAAAGTATCAGTATTTTTTGGGATTAATACTATTTCGTTTTTGTGATATTGTTCAGGTAGAGGTCTTTTATTAAAGAATTTTGCTTCTTCTTGTTCAAATAATAAGTATTTAGACATTTCTACTTTCATTTTATCTTCATCATGATTGTTTTCAGTAAAGTTATACCCTCTATTTAAATATTTAGGTTTTCTTCTATATATTTGTTTTAATGAACTTTGATTAGGGAAGTTTCTATAACTTCCTGTTTTAGCTCTTTTTATTTTTAAGATTTCCTTTAAAGTTAAGTCAGAGTTTTCTAGATCTATCATTTCAACTTCTTCAAGCTCATCTAGTTCTTTAATTGCATCTAATTCGTCTAATTCTTCTAAAACTTCTTTTGTTTCCATCACTTGTTCCTCATTCATTTGTTTTTTTGATTTTTGTTGCTCTTTTTCATTTTTTCTTTTCTTAGCTTCTTTATTTGCTACTACTAATAATAGAATTAATATTAATAATGAGATTGCTTTCATCTAGAATCCTCCTTGTTTTTTTCTTTTTGTATCTATTGCATCTATAAACATATTTTCTTCTCTTAAATTCTTATGATAACATGCAGATGCTATCATTGCAGCATTATCAGTACAATACTCAAATTTAGGGAATAATATATCTACATCTTTGAAGTGTTCAGAATTTGTAATAGCTTCACGTATTGCCTTATTTGCAGAAACTCCTCCAACCACTGAAATTGTTTTAATATTTTTTTCTACACTCGCTTTAGAAAGTTTAGAAATTAATACTTCAATTACTTTATCTTGGAAAGTTCTAGCAAGATCTTCTTTATTAAAATCTTCACCCTTCATATTCATTTTATTAACATAATTTGTAATAAATGTTTTTATACCACTAAAACTAAAATCATATCCTGCAACCTGTGGTGTAGGTATCTCAAAACTATTATGACCCATAATTGCCATTTTTTCAAGTAGGGGCCCACCAGGATATTCAAGTCCTAATATTCTTGCAACCTTATCATATGCTTCACCTATGGCATCATCTAAAGTTTCACCAAGTAAAGTTAAATCTTTGTTTTCATCAATTAGATAAAGTGATGTATGTCCTCCTGATGCAACTAATGTTAGCATAGGTAATTTAGGATCATGGTCTATAAAAGTTGAAAATATATGCCCGTCTATATGATTTACTGGAATTAGAGGTATATTGTTTGAAAGACTTAAGCCTTTTGCAAACATTAGACCTACAAGTAATGATCCAATTAATCCAGGAGTATTTGTTACAGCTATATATGAAATATCATTAATAGAACAATTAGCTTCTTTTAATGCCTTATCATAAACTGTTAATATATTTTCTATATGATGTCTTGAAGCAATTTCAGGAACTACTCCACCATATTCTTTATGTATATCTATTTGAC
This portion of the Streptobacillus canis genome encodes:
- a CDS encoding alpha/beta hydrolase — encoded protein: MFLLDDYLLNVIEKYPRVTLETSLKDVMKSKNRFICGKYSPLSFNMEFEEIEYKSGDINLYGWYIKNEDATKTIVINHGRKNNRIFCLKFLQLFIDMQLNEKYNIFLPDLRNSGKSDVARTAFGYRFAEDIKNTVLMLNEKFGTKDFILYGFSQGGMGSALVPYLYEKELNEKGVVIEKMILDSPVSNIKETILHHSLFLGFKIPYAIMSFPLARFNFRIDGKLNELRLSRVLGKVPTLILQSEKDEATPYDMINEEYQIIKDKSMYDASVIKPIFKAFRKGQHVRIYLQYKWEYTYSIQNFLNL
- a CDS encoding MFS transporter; translation: MSKRLTKATYIFYGLGVAYFMLDQVFNQWIQYFYLPSEKAIADYGISVIMPPIYLAIAFVIMRLVDAIADPIVGYMSDNSNSRFGRRTFYMLIGIIPLALSMIAFFFPVTSGAIIATLYLAFIGSIYFVAYTLVGGPYNALIPDLATNKEERLNLSTMQSVFRLIFTAIPLILSPIILSNMIKSGMSFISAMRIMVSGFSILSAIIVIVSVLLLKEPELAKNKTNDAKKINFKEAFAYLKNKEIMLYFIGFFFFFSGFNIIRNSVLYYVTVILGQSEKAASTPTTILFAVSALFFPITQALCKKFDYRKIMLFDLILIIFGTAGLMLFGVSSNLMFYTMFSIVGAGVSGSAFIFPPAMLSEISTRLYERDNVSVEGMMFGIQGLFLKLALLVQIVTTTLVLPLGGTTGGATRFGVMSTLAIAIVFLLISFISYLLKKSEI
- a CDS encoding transketolase translates to MEKQELREISTSIRRSIVEMIYHAKSGHPGGSLSIADILTVLYFEEMNIDPKNPLMPNRDRLVLSKGHAVPALYATLMEKGYIDKSLITELRKFGSPLQGHPDLKKLPGIDMSTGSLGQGLSAAQGMALSAKIFGEDYRVYTILGDGEMQEGQIWEAFMSAAHFKLDNLVAFLDSNDLQIDGNVSKVMPITPIADKYRAFNWHVIEINGHCFDEIRAALKEARETKGKPTVIIAKTSKGKGVSFMEDNAGWHGKAPNLEELNKALEELK
- a CDS encoding transketolase family protein — encoded protein: MKATRQAYGEALVKLGKVNKDVVVLEADLSKSTMTTFFDQEFPDRHINLGIAEANMIGTAAGIATTGKIPFASTFAIFAAGRAYDQIRNSVAYPKLNVKICPTHAGISLGEDGGSHQSVEDIALMRVIPGMVVLQPADATETEKMIFAAAEYQGPVYVRLGRLPVADIYTDEYEFKIGKATTLTEGTDVAIIATGLLVNEALKAEKILKEKGINVRVINMSTIKPLDEETVLKAAKECKFIITSEEHSIIGGLGGAVCEYLSENHPVKVIKHGINDMFGQSADGNLMLDKYGLRAERLVELVLENI
- a CDS encoding cell division protein FtsX — protein: MIGKLFGGVKENIKAEKGAFFSAVTTFILIFTLINIFIFCTLNADSYRLKEEQANQVILYLNDVTDEEKNALQTKILNLDGVSSLRFVSKDIAIKSLEKELGVDLSSEVNPLEDAFFVHLTRDVNIDDLNAKLSGLSEVSSIDLRAKVVNQTVMFSSALDSFIKYASIFLIVFAVIIIFNIVGLTVKTRKREIYENLLEGKSKGFIKTTFFLESVLAVLISGGASYFMYVKIREAIVNLIQKARGVTGALGFSSLEKESYVLLIVLGITIVLVFIINYLFLNRYYNIKYYEKMRKEECMCPAPEAVETIEKVEEDFQDLREEQ
- a CDS encoding murein hydrolase activator EnvC family protein — its product is MKKKIMLFFALLSLVTFSDNIDKNKNRINQIDKQVKDNTNKIHNNNNKINNAKKDEAALKKEIQSLDHLISTLQKEYNVIEGEYVALLKEIGKSEKEISLSIKKIEESSRKITEEKTDYSNKIKTWNKVFNVKVFQKTSFSAESAKKTNDLRKILEQDENNIKKIERFKQEEEVHKKNEEILRNKTQQEAKKVEKKKLELEDKRAELRRAKVNKDKTVKNLQYLQSNLTKENKKIERTNSNLIAEKKKLEQQINAIIAAARKREAEERRKAEEARKKAAEVAKKNQGSGENTTAKSEPVKEVVVPKGTGKFIMPINGSIVVGYGQEKTKGITSKGIEIRGSLGQAVKASDSGVVLYSGSLKGLGAVIMIDHGDFITVYGNLSSVRVASGAKVNKGQTIGTLGRDSITKEPNLYFEVRKGVNYVNPVNYL
- a CDS encoding phospho-sugar mutase, producing MNYMDKYNEWLSNKNLDADLRRQLEEIANDEKEIEDRFYQELEFGTAGLRGKLGAGTNRMNEYVIARATQALANVIKKEGQEAMDRGVAFAHDCRIFSPEFALKAALVMASNGIRAYLFDSLRPTPELSYTIRYYKTISGVNITASHNPKNYNGYKVYWEEGSQIKSVISDAVFEEISKLDVFGEYVTLTKEEAIEKGLLVMIGEEVDEAFYKEVMNTSLRSNDELDMNIKLVYTPLNGAGNIPVRTVLARKGYENVYVVKEQEMPDGTFPTLVYPNPEDLAAFEYSEKLAFEKDADILIATDPDCDRLAVEVMHNGKIVALNGNQTGVLLINYIVSTMKEKNIFPKNPVIVKSIVTGEMGTAVANKYGIEMISVLTGFKNICAIANMYETSKEKNYIFGYEESIGYNIGTFLRDKDGVSASLMLTEMAAYYKKYGKTLIDVLYELFEEFGYYKEKGVSVVLEGMEGAQRIKRMMVKFREIFPREIGDAKVKEVIDYKARTVLNVETGEVTPCEIEATDAVKFSYDDGSWYTLRPSGTEPKIKLYVYVKDAVEEKSVEKLARFEKDVLEILYSID
- a CDS encoding methyltransferase regulatory domain-containing protein, producing the protein MIKADNIKKIEENYDTIQYKSKSFKKYQAQYIKTMMKFFGFDTEEVNKSRILEIGCSFGGNIIPAEIAYPDAEIVGIDLSKVQIDGGNEIINTIGLDNIKLYHKNILDYKGEYGKFDDIICHGVFSWVPDEVKEAILRVMKDGLKENGVGLILYNTYPGWKRLDIARDLMIFSVDNLVDRNLEVSEENKVEMSKDTLKFYLENSLIDNDTKNVLGIIMEKDPHYVYHEYFEKFNDPIYFYQFVKKIEKYDLTHVIDASFNNYYPTFSSDIKLAVENECGENRIAKEQYYDFLRNTQFRTSLITHKENIDKMSFTSNISFDKLDDIYVRGYYEILEDKVIYNEKEMPKINREFYQYLTDIYPKNVKIKDLVERFGKEIYQSIFNLIYIDCIDFDTLKRGHDIFDRIGRINLEYIKYNLRKDSKIKFSNYKGEILSMPEYFYVLEDVLHLSIEDMEKEVILKLENGEIVSQSNKKFEEIAENIGKYIFKMINTYELFR
- a CDS encoding DUF4912 domain-containing protein; protein product: MKAISLLILILLLVVANKEAKKRKNEKEQQKSKKQMNEEQVMETKEVLEELDELDAIKELDELEEVEMIDLENSDLTLKEILKIKRAKTGSYRNFPNQSSLKQIYRRKPKYLNRGYNFTENNHDEDKMKVEMSKYLLFEQEEAKFFNKRPLPEQYHKNEIVLIPKNTDTLFTYWEIREDYYYNLSQTTKLTNENPIIILKDVDGNEKIRIQTYSRNGSMYINNIDSNQEYIVFLGYLDEFDNFIEVAHSTEANVPNPVPSENFDVKWGISEVTNVNGYQIINFRNIDKNNVASYLGYQQEVLDRELLSDEEIQSLVRKENEAHLLEGSSFNGSSSFLGSSFTGSSNIK